A genomic stretch from Aedes albopictus strain Foshan chromosome 2, AalbF5, whole genome shotgun sequence includes:
- the LOC109408120 gene encoding structural maintenance of chromosomes protein 4, with product MSKNKRRSGGGAAEQPPPAAQQQPPAEAMEVDIDDDANLSEDEEGGTRVGGIYIPPPVPPYCSTECKGPRLIITHISNYNFKSYAGHVMLGPFHQRFSAIIGPNGSGKSNVIDSMLFVFGYRAQKIRSKKLSVLLHSSSKHPNTNSCSVGVHFKQIVDKEDGSFESVPNSEFVVARTAFRDNSSYYTVDNKRVHFKEVSKLLKQHGIDLDHNRFLILQGEVESISMMKPKAMTENDCGLLEYLEDIVGTTRYKQPLVKINERVELLNEERTEKHNRCKLAEREMKDLEKPMHEAVEYLKLENSLTRTKNQQIQKYISEQKKKIAELEVEREQAGGILKKHDDTYEALKKERVEKEHLVKEEIKQYDGLVKKKDDKEAALKASLANYTKVQANMKATNDRRKKTKDQIESEKKKLLELKEIPEKNAKEIAESEKKIESLSKQKTDIEAKLTENLATLKDETKVLLEEKEKLQTELIDLKKAVDDSKSALSLAESELKICQHNETTEKRKLETLKYSFEDSNKTFQEKQARLQELEKNLPQLRTDLQTAKGKLQENVNEEKELRGQLRAVQGKLQESMQAAQSTRSQGKVLDALMKQKNEGRIPGILGRLGNLGGIDSKFDVAISTCCGHLDFIVVETVNTAQACIDYLKKSDIGRASFIALEKIQQYAQYCNRQIQTPENVHRLFDLIRVEDERVLPAFYFALRDTLVAENLDQGQRIAYGAKRYRVVTLGGDVIETSGTMSGGGRSMQRGRMGTKVQTKTSASDTPKSNKELEHLQVRAQEIQSQINYLQEQQGELEQQIQRMSSQLKGQENEVKRLKLDVSSLAEQLPRLKDQVERQQARVAQTHSDPEKVRALEEQVAECKETHTKSSEAANKIQKQVDGVTKKINDITNSKVKDLQTKINNFTKQIDKLTTNISKLTVEVKTSERNVKKTEDKIKNMEDEVVAAEQAIRAGCDEREALEKEASDLKQEIDELKVEIEKAHEGSSSIKKEIVAIQKKEAEGKMKRLEFEQILQSIEKKLSEVKDTIPHWKNKLKPLKLHEIPGEPTPEPLKEYTEEELNSYKLSDLQYQFSIQEEKLNASKPNLSVIEEFLKKQEAYLQRVAILEEITAKRNEMRQLYDDVRKKRFTEFMQGFHIITKKLKEMYQMITLGGDAELELVDSMDPFNEGIVFSVRPPKKSWKMISNLSGGEKTLSSLALVFALHYYKPSPLYVMDEIDAALDFKNVSIVAHYIKERTKNAQFVIISLRSNMFELSDYLVGIYKVTDCTNSVTIQNDPPKFHHSSTQQQSQSFFNPNLSLQSDPGLDQSVPKDEKKKTEDSLEQSDSQKENVLEPVQQQPMEVSVEAN from the exons ATGAGTAAAAACAAGCGCCGCTCGGGCGGAGGAGCGGCCGAACAACCTCCGCCAGCAGCTCAGCAGCAACCTCCGGCCGAAGCGATGGAAGTGGACATCGACGACGATGCCAATCTGTCCGAGGATGAGGAAG GAGGAACCCGTGTCGGAGGAATTTACATTCCGCCGCCGGTGCCACCGTACTGCTCGACGGAGTGCAAAGGGCCCCGGTTAATCATCACGCACATATCGAACTACAACTTCAAAAGCTACGCCGGTCATGTGATGCTGGGTCCGTTTCACCAGCGCTTCTCGGCAATTATCGGCCCCAACGGAAGCGGCAAGAGTAACGTGATCGATTCGATGCTCTTCGTGTTCGGCTACCGAGCGCAGAAGATTCGCTCGAAGAAGTTGTCCGTTTTGCTGCACAGTTCGTCAAAGCATCCGAACACGAACAGCTGCTCGGTCGGGGTGCATTTTAAGCAGATCGTTGACAAAGAAGACGGTtcgttcgagtcggttccgaattcgGAGTTTGTGGTGGCCCGGACGGCGTTCCGGGACAACTCTTCGTATTACACGGTGGACAACAAGAGGGTACATTTTAAAGAG GTATCAAAGCTGCTGAAGCAACATGGAATCGATTTAGACCACAATCGGTTTCTGATTTTGCAGGGCGAGGTAGAATCGATTTCAATGATGAAACCGAAAGCAATGACCGAAAACGATTGCGGTCTGCTGGAGTACCTGGAGGATATTGTGGGAACGACGAGGTACAAACAACCACTGGTGAAGATCAACGAGCGAGTGGAACTGTTGAACGAGGAACGAACGGAAAAGCACAACCGGTGCAAGTTGGCCGAACGAGAGATGAAGGATCTCGAGAAGCCAATGCACGAAGCCGTGGAGTATTTGAAGTTGGAAAATTCGTTGACTAGGACGAAGAACCAACAGATTCAGAAGTACATCAGCGAACAGAAGAAGAAAATAGCTGAGTTGGAGGTCGAGCGGGAGCAggcgggaggaattctcaaaaagcaCGATGATACGTATGAGGCTTTGAAGAAGGAACGTGTTGAGAAAGAACATTTAGTGAAAGAGGAAATTAAACAGTATGATGGATTGGTCAAGAAAAAGGACGACAAGGAAGCTGCCCTGAAGGCGTCTTTGGCGAACTATACAAAAGTACAAGCAAACATGAAAGCGACCAACGATCGACGTAAAAAGACGAAGGATCAAATCGAGTCGGAAAagaagaagcttctggagttgAAGGAAATTCCGGAAAAGAACGCCAAGGAAATTGCCGAATCCGAGAAGAAGATCGAGTCCTTGTCTAAACAGAAAACCGATATTGAAGCCAAATTGACGGAAAATCTCGCAACGTTGAAAGACGAGACCAAAGTTCTGCTGGAAgagaaggagaaacttcaaacggAGTTGATAGATCTGAAGAAAGCAGTGGACGATTCCAAATCCGCCCTCTCTTTGGCCGAATCGGAACTGAAAATCTGCCAGCACAACGAAACAACGGAAAAGCGCAAGCTTGAAACGCTTAAGTACTCCTTCGAAGATTCAAACAAAACCTTCCAGGAGAAGCAAGCGCGGTTGCAGGAACTAGAAAAGAATCTCCCTCAACTGCGAACGGACCTGCAAACCGCCAAGGGGAAACTCCAGGAAAACGTAAACGAAGAGAAGGAACTCCGAGGTCAGCTGCGCGCCGTCCAAGGAAAGCTGCAGGAATCGATGCAAGCCGCGCAATCCACGCGGTCACAGGGCAAAGTGCTGGACGCTCTTATGAAGCAGAAAAACGAAGGCCGAATACCGGGTATTTTGGGACGGTTGGGCAACCTGGGTGGAATCGATTCCAAGTTTGACGTGGCTATTTCGACGTGTTGCGGTCATCTGGACTTCATTGTGGTGGAAACGGTCAATACGGCGCAGGCCTGTATCGACTACCTGAAGAAGTCGGACATCGGACGGGCATCGTTCATTGCGCTGGAGAAGATCCAACAGTACGCGCAGTACTGTAACCGGCAGATTCAAAC CCCGGAAAATGTGCACCGCCTGTTCGACCTAATCCGAGTGGAAGACGAACGAGTCCTGCCGGCGTTCTACTTTGCCCTAAGGGACACGCTAGTGGCCGAGAACCTGGACCAAGGTCAACGGATCGCCTACGGTGCCAAGAGGTACCGTGTGGTCACGCTGGGTGGCGATGTCATCGAAACATCCGGTACCATGTCCGGTGGTGGTCGATCGATGCAACGAGGCCGCATGGGCACCAAGGTACAAACCAAGACGTCCGCCTCCGATACACCCAAGTCCAACAAGGAGCTGGAACATCTGCAGGTACGAGCCCAAGAGATCCAGTCGCAAATCAACTACCTGCAGGAACAGCAAGGAGAACTAGAACAACAGATCCAGAGGATGAGCTCTCAGCTAAAGGGACAGGAAAATGAAGTGAAACGTCTGAAGTTGGACGTTTCTAGTTTGGCCGAGCAGTTGCCTCGATTGAAGGATCAAGTCGAACGGCAGCAGGCTAGGGTGGCCCAAACCCATTCCGATCCGGAGAAAGTTCGAGCTCTGGAGGAACAGGTAGCGGAGTGCAAGGAAACGCACACAAAGAGTAGTGAAGCCGCTAACAAAATTCAGAAACAGGTTGATGGAGTGACAAAGAAGATCAACGACATCACGAACAGCAAAGTCAAAGATCTGCAGACCAAGATCAACAACTTTACCAAGCAGATCGACAAACTGACGACCAACATCTCGAAACTGACGGTCGAGGTGAAAACTTCCGAGAGGAACGTGAAGAAAACCGAAGACAAAATCAAGAACATGGAAGATGAGGTGGTCGCAGCGGAGCAGGCCATCCGCGCCGGATGTGACGAGCGGGAAGCGCTGGAAAAAGAAGCCAGCGATTTGAAGCAGGAAATCGACGAACTGAAGGTAGAAATCGAGAAGGCCCACGAAGGGTCATCGAGCATCAAGAAGGAAATCGTCGCCATCCAGAAGAAGGAGGCGGAAGGCAAGATGAAACGGCTTGAGTTCGAGCAGATTTTGCAGTCGATCGAGAAGAAGCTAAGCGAGGTGAAGGACACCATTCCGCATTGGAAGAATAAG CTGAAACCGTTGAAACTGCACGAAATCCCCGGCGAACCAACTCCGGAGCCCCTGAAAGAATACACCGAAGAGGAGCTCAACAGCTACAAACTCTCCGACCTGCAGTACCAGTTCTCCATCCAGGAGGAAAAACTCAACGCCAGTAAACCGAATCTCTCCGTCatcgaggagttcctgaaaaagcaGGAAGCCTACCTGCAACGGGTGGCCATTCTGGAGGAGATCACCGCCAAGCGAAACGAAATGCGTCAACTGTACGACGACGTGCGGAAAAAGCGGTTCACCGAGTTTATGCAAGGGTTCCACATCATTACGAAAAAACTGAAGGAGATGTACCAGATGATCACGCTGGGTGGCGATGCCGAACTCGAGCTGGTCGACTCGATGGATCCGTTTAACGAGGGTATCGTGTTTAGCGTGCGACCgccgaaaaaatcttggaagatgaTCTCCAATCTGTCCGGAGGCGAAAAGACGCTCTCGTCGTTGGCGCTGGTGTTTGCCCTGCATTATTATAAGCCGTCGCCGTTGTACGTGATGGACGAAATCGATGCCGCGTTGGATTTCAAGAATGTTTCCATCGTCGCTCATTACATTAAG GAACGAACGAAAAACGCCCAGTTTGTTATCATTTCGCTTCGGTCGAACATGTTCGAACTGTCCGATTACCTGGTCGGAATCTACAAGGTGACCGATTGCACCAACTCGGTAACGATCCAGAACGATCCGCCCAAGTTCCACCATTCATCCACCCAGCAGCAGTCGCAGTCGTTCTTCAATCCCAATTTGAGCCTTCAGTCGGACCCGGGGCTCGATCAATCGGTGCCCAAGGATGAGAAGAAGAAAACGGAAGATTCGCTGGAGCAAAGTGACTCCCAGAAGGAAAACGTACTGGAACCAGTGCAGCAGCAGCCGATGGAGGTCTCTGTCGAGGCCAACTAA
- the LOC109408121 gene encoding plasminogen receptor (KT), protein MGSFFSHPSGAEVLKKNQEYISEMNKIKMERWIQMHFQMKEREAAMEISRARELFYWLASFYCVSTVGFIGRFNRTKRPGTLAPIVPLTFIVAYYADLAYGTKVHRIIAEAEMIMQHEPELLEWPSGLPTISEIDTARLENDDKIRLHPHQN, encoded by the exons atgggAAGCTTTTTCTCGCATCCAAGTGGGGCGGAAGTTCTCAAAAAGAACCAGGAATACATTTCCGAGATGAATAAAATCAAG ATGGAACGATGGATTCAGATGCACTTTCAAATGAAGGAACGGGAAGCGGCGATGGAAATTTCTCGAGCCCGTGAACTGTTCTATTGGCTTGCGTCGTTCTATTGTGTTTCGACGGTTGGCTTCATCGGGCGATTCAATCGGACGAAACGACCGGGAACGCTGGCACCGATAGTGCCCCTAACGTTCATCGTGGCCTATTATGCCGATTTGGCGTACGGCACGAAAGTTCATCGAATAATAG CTGAAGCCGAGATGATCATGCAACACGAACCGGAGCTACTGGAATGGCCCAGTGGGTTGCCTACGATATCGGAAATCGATACCGCTCGATTGGAGAACGATGACAAGATTCGTTTACATCCCCATCAAAACTAG